Proteins from one Mercurialis annua linkage group LG7, ddMerAnnu1.2, whole genome shotgun sequence genomic window:
- the LOC126655549 gene encoding uncharacterized protein LOC126655549 encodes MSDSGYKIMSIVLKNNFPTIYGNKNNTPITIFVPQDEAIRIEDLTKFDYQVVMSKVDKESFDSGSLSDDSKLTTCDRGKFVLLITEVPKTGYPSINGIRITDWNIYNDGNILVHGVEDFFYYKDSRDTKSRRTNPPENFESFYPKGKKFVIVDVDNIAKAVWNAGYKAMAMIIEFQLTEIIPYGHIKKFNRGDGDPNQLFVFNNNTITVFAPPDEAIRTDDWIKLEYQVVTSRVDKESFDSGSISEGSFLNTSHCYGDKIQVSEVPKGTDYPSINNVKIKEWDIYNDGHVLVHGVEDFFSL; translated from the coding sequence ATGTCGGATTCCGGCTACAAAATCATGTCAATTGTTCTTAAGAACAATTTCCCGACCATTTACGGCAACAAAAACAACACTCCAATTACTATATTTGTTCCTCAGGATGAAGCTATCAGAATTGAAGATCTGACCAAATTTGATTACCAGGTCGTCATGTCCAAGGTCGATAAAGAATCTTTTGATTCCGGCTCCCTTTCGGACGATTCGAAACTGACTACATGCGATCGTGGAAAATTTGTCCTTCTAATTACTGAAGTACCGAAGACGGGTTATCCTTCGATAAATGGCATCAGGATCACAGATTGGAATATCTACAACGATGGGAATATTCTTGTTCACGGAgttgaagattttttttattataaggaTTCAAGAGATACGAAATCTCGACGTACAAATCCTCcggaaaattttgaaagtttttacccaaaaggtaaaaaatttgtCATTGTAGATGTCGATAATATTGCGAAAGCTGTTTGGAACGCGGGGTATAAGGCGATGGCGATGATAATCGAATTTCAGCTTACGGAGATTATTCCGTACGGTCACATCAAGAAATTTAATCGCGGAGACGGTGATCCAAACCAGCTATTTGTATTCAATAATAATACCATTACTGTATTTGCTCCTCCTGACGAAGCTATTCGTACAGATGATTGGATCAAACTCGAGTATCAGGTCGTTACGTCTAGAGTTGATAAGGAGTCGTTTGATTCAGGATCAATTTCGGAGGGTTCTTTTTTGAATACCTCTCATTGTTATGGGGATAAAATTCAAGTTAGTGAAGTACCCAAAGGGACTGATTATCCTTCAATTAATAATGTCAAGATCAAAGAGTGGGATATTTACAATGATGGGCATGTTCTTGTTCATGGAGTTgaagattttttttcattatag
- the LOC126655551 gene encoding aspartyl protease UND-like has translation MKQKPASESQQEYNNVITIDIQKIKKACWDSGFKFMSLMTETNLREVILDDHFSKDNNSVTLYNRTAMTIFVPGDNKLNIWREHPIYFDNQVIMSRIDKNMFDSGLLFIGSDIYYRTLRHNQGQARVVTGVGVIDCVKLYLSVNPVPQYAVMDTGSGFLWIQCYECDISTPYYNPSASIFYDDIACDTQTCMDFPDNRCGDERKCRFSASYVSGPSVTGTVGKDLLTFVSDGLKQTIWSPLINFGCSYVGCTSQPRKMLNDSKITGVFGIGVGRASILAQMKYARFSYCIGKLNAPDNQDDKLILGDVSASFVGQWMLLFLYNTHYHVALDEIYFGSELIANRSRLEIDSGGDRVILDTASTYSHLSDAAYYPLEAMMMRELADKERPWTSDYNERCYTVTFDDLLNFPDVILKFVGSTNAVITICFAIFPSSKQARLGKRSVLGLLAQQNHNWTYSLDSKTVYFNRVLTCKSAE, from the exons ATGAAACAAAAACCAGCTTCTGAATCACAACAAGAGTACAACAATGTCATCACAATCGAcatacaaaaaatcaaaaaagctTGTTGGGATTCCGGTTTCAAATTCATGTCACTGATGACCGAGACCAATCTTCGGGAAGTCATTCTTGACGATCACTTCAGCAAGGACAACAACTCCGTCACGCTTTACAATAGAACCGCGATGACAATCTTCGTTCCGGGTGAcaataaattgaatatttggCGAGAACATccaatatattttgataatcagGTCATAATGTCAAGGATTGATAAGAATATGTTCGATTCAGGATTATTATTCATCGGTTCTGACATTTATTACCGTACGCTGAGGCATAACCAAGGCCAGGCACGAGTTGTAACTGGCGTAGGAGTGATTGATTGTGTTAAG TTATACCTAAGCGTAAACCCAGTGCCGCAGTATGCCGTGATGGATACCGGTAGCGGTTTCCTTTGGATACAGTGTTACGAGTGTGACATTTCTACTCCATACTATAATCCATCAGCATCAATTTTCTATGATGACATCGCATGCGACACCCAAACATGCATGGATTTTCCTGATAATCGTTGCGGTGATGAAAGGAAATGCCGATTCAGTGCATCCTATGTTTCCGGACCTTCTGTTACTGGAACTGTCGGTAAGGACCTGCTAACCTTTGTATCAGATGGTCTTAAACAGACTATTTGGAGTCCACTTATTAACTTTGGTTGTTCTTATGTTGGCTGCACTTCTCAACCGCGCAAAATGTTGAATGATTCAAAAATAACGGGCGTATTTGGCATTGGAGTAGGAAGGGCATCAATTCTTGCCCAAATGAAATATGCTCGGTTTTCGTATTGCATAGGAAAGCTGAACGCTCCAGATAACCAAGACGATAAGCTTATTCTAGGGGATGTAAGTGCATCTTTCGTCGGACAATGGATGCTTCTCTTTCTCTATAATACTCATTATCATGTTGCATTAGACGAAATTTATTTTGGAAGTGAACTCATTGCGAATCGCAGTCGTTTGGAAATCGATTCAGGCGGAGATCGTGTAATTCTGGACACTGCCTCTACATATAGTCATCTAAGCGATGCTGCATATTATCCACTTGAAGCAATGATGATGCGTGAATTAGCTGATAAAGAAAGGCCTTGGACATCGGATTATAATGAAAGATGTTACACAGTAACATTTGATGATCTGCTAAACTTTCCAGATGTCATACTGAAATTTGTTGGATCAACGAACGCTGTAATAACAATTTGCTTTGCTATTTTTCCTTCTTCTAAGCAGGCCAGGCTAGGAAAGCGATCTGTTCTTGGATTATTGGCTCAGCAAAATCATAATTGGACCTACAGTTTAGATTCAAAAACAGTATATTTTAATAGAGTTCTTACATGTAAATCTGCTGAATAG